The Dysgonomonadaceae bacterium PH5-43 genome has a segment encoding these proteins:
- a CDS encoding uncharacterized lipoprotein YddW (UPF0748 family) (product_source=COG1649; cath_funfam=3.30.1520.10; cog=COG1649; pfam=PF02638; superfamily=49265,51445) produces MKRIILTLIIASTLLSIKAQVPKQEIRAVWLTSYANLDWPSKPYKNSNEINNHQDELIDILDKLVEANFNMVFLQTRIRGHVIYNSSIEPVSPFIQSVKNTWSKYDPLKFAIEECHKRGLECHAWIVTYNMGANPKDKTNSIKHKDLYYLDPGNPKTDTHLLSIVDEIVSKYDIDGIHFDYIRYPENASTFADDNTYKLYGKGKTKAKWRCDNITNFVSKVYDKVKKQKPWVQVSTATVGMYSHLPSVTRKHWTALESVHQDPDKWLKDGIVDFVVPMMYYKDDLFLPFLKDWQKRSYGRLVIPGLAVYNLDEKEENWTVNKINEQIKLSREHNAEGNAFFRTRHLMTNKKNVMNEIRSNFYQFPATLPPLTWLDDRQPVYPLNLKAKKAGVFMVLSWDETVQPKGNEEVFYNIYRSRSLPVDITKAENLVKTHVSGSMAFLPIDIFTEIGCYYVVTTYNRYHNESVASPAVYFKTSQ; encoded by the coding sequence ATGAAACGTATTATTCTTACACTAATCATCGCATCTACTCTATTAAGCATTAAGGCTCAAGTGCCTAAGCAAGAGATACGTGCCGTATGGCTTACAAGCTATGCTAATTTAGATTGGCCATCGAAGCCTTACAAAAACTCTAACGAGATTAACAACCATCAAGACGAACTGATTGATATACTCGATAAATTGGTTGAGGCTAACTTTAATATGGTATTCCTTCAAACACGCATAAGAGGTCATGTTATCTACAACTCTTCGATAGAGCCTGTTAGTCCGTTTATTCAGAGCGTAAAGAACACTTGGTCGAAATACGACCCACTTAAGTTCGCTATAGAAGAGTGTCATAAGCGAGGTTTGGAATGTCACGCTTGGATTGTTACTTATAATATGGGAGCTAATCCAAAGGATAAAACAAACTCCATAAAGCATAAAGACTTATATTATTTAGACCCGGGCAACCCTAAAACAGACACCCACCTTCTATCTATTGTTGACGAGATTGTAAGCAAGTATGATATAGACGGCATACACTTCGATTATATTCGCTATCCTGAAAATGCAAGCACTTTTGCCGACGACAACACTTATAAGTTATATGGCAAAGGTAAAACTAAAGCAAAATGGCGATGCGACAATATAACCAACTTTGTGTCTAAGGTGTACGATAAGGTTAAGAAACAAAAACCTTGGGTGCAGGTTAGTACCGCAACTGTTGGTATGTACTCTCACCTGCCAAGTGTTACGAGAAAACATTGGACGGCTTTAGAGTCGGTTCATCAAGACCCCGACAAATGGCTAAAAGACGGAATAGTAGACTTTGTTGTTCCTATGATGTATTATAAAGACGATTTATTTCTCCCTTTCCTTAAAGACTGGCAAAAAAGAAGTTATGGACGCCTGGTTATACCCGGACTTGCCGTATACAACTTAGATGAAAAGGAAGAGAATTGGACTGTAAACAAGATAAACGAACAAATAAAACTCAGCAGAGAACATAACGCTGAGGGGAATGCGTTCTTTAGAACTCGCCATCTTATGACCAACAAGAAGAACGTGATGAACGAAATAAGGTCTAACTTTTATCAGTTCCCGGCAACGCTTCCTCCTCTAACTTGGTTAGACGATAGACAACCTGTATATCCCCTTAATCTGAAAGCTAAAAAAGCTGGTGTGTTTATGGTGTTAAGTTGGGACGAGACCGTTCAACCCAAGGGCAACGAAGAGGTTTTTTACAATATATATAGGTCAAGAAGTCTACCTGTCGACATCACTAAGGCAGAGAACTTGGTAAAAACTCACGTAAGTGGAAGTATGGCATTTCTACCTATCGACATTTTCACTGAAATAGGGTGCTACTATGTTGTTACTACCTACAACAGATACCACAACGAAAGCGTGGCATCGCCAGCTGTTTACTTCAAAACATCTCAATAA
- a CDS encoding putative permease (product_source=COG0679; cath_funfam=1.20.1300.10; cog=COG0679; ko=KO:K24180; pfam=PF03547; superfamily=103491; transmembrane_helix_parts=Outside_1_3,TMhelix_4_23,Inside_24_29,TMhelix_30_49,Outside_50_52,TMhelix_53_75,Inside_76_90,TMhelix_91_113,Outside_114_122,TMhelix_123_145,Inside_146_165,TMhelix_166_188,Outside_189_218,TMhelix_219_241,Inside_242_275,TMhelix_276_298,Outside_299_303): MISFILIFVCISAGMIMSKLRILPTDAHKSLNAWILYIALPALSLRFVPEIEWGLHLLLSVLGPLVIWFGAWLFVNIYDRKKRLSVASRTALLITCGLGNTAFIGYPMISAYYGESEIQHAVVFDQITFVLFATVAVITVLKASAEKSNQVDVGYIVKKVFKFPPFIACLLALILPTFMDISPINPLLDKLVATMSPIALFSIGLQLKLGDFKREWRLISAGLLYKLILAPTLVLILALLLGSEGNLAKISVFEAGMSSHITASLLATQYNMNPRFCSLVVGFGIIASFITLTAWYFISEGIF; this comes from the coding sequence ATGATAAGTTTTATCCTTATATTTGTATGCATTTCGGCAGGAATGATAATGTCGAAGTTGCGCATACTCCCCACCGACGCACACAAAAGTCTGAATGCATGGATATTGTACATAGCTCTACCGGCGCTATCGCTACGTTTCGTACCCGAAATAGAATGGGGACTTCATTTACTACTATCCGTTTTAGGACCTTTAGTTATTTGGTTTGGAGCTTGGCTATTCGTTAATATCTACGACAGGAAAAAGAGATTATCGGTAGCATCACGCACGGCTTTGCTTATTACTTGCGGCTTGGGCAACACTGCTTTTATTGGCTATCCTATGATTTCGGCTTATTATGGAGAGTCTGAAATTCAACACGCTGTTGTATTCGATCAGATTACGTTCGTATTATTTGCTACCGTAGCTGTAATTACCGTACTGAAAGCTTCAGCCGAAAAGTCAAACCAAGTCGACGTTGGCTATATAGTTAAGAAGGTATTTAAGTTTCCTCCTTTCATTGCCTGTTTATTAGCTCTTATACTTCCTACCTTTATGGATATATCGCCAATAAATCCGTTGTTAGATAAATTAGTCGCTACTATGTCGCCGATAGCTTTATTCTCTATAGGGTTACAACTCAAGCTTGGCGATTTCAAAAGAGAATGGCGTTTAATATCTGCTGGCTTATTATACAAATTAATATTAGCTCCAACGTTAGTACTTATACTTGCCCTTCTATTAGGTTCGGAAGGCAACTTAGCTAAGATAAGCGTATTTGAAGCAGGTATGTCTTCGCATATCACAGCAAGCTTATTAGCCACTCAGTATAATATGAATCCTCGATTTTGTTCATTAGTTGTGGGCTTCGGAATAATTGCAAGCTTTATAACTCTTACGGCTTGGTATTTCATATCAGAAGGCATATTCTAA
- a CDS encoding hypothetical protein (product_source=Hypo-rule applied; pfam=PF01364,PF18962; superfamily=141066,51110,52129; tigrfam=TIGR04183): MRNLSYRVLILIIFCFVGFHSAKAQTVRYTYESVLSQGKWIKIRVQKDHDVYKLTYEDIKKMGIENPAKVKVYGYGGLILDEVFSNPFIDDLPEVAVWKSTDGELKPGDYILFHNRGTVKVTYDTSKGLFKHQNNPYDSYGYYFLTEGEDGPKVMETEESYDNANTEVTTFQDFTVHEVDNIAFLNSGRELFGESFIGYNSYTYNYSIPGITNDEGKVHISFAAAPTQTETVSLSINNNVLLNKKVNVCKETYKKADLADTIAVWPGNKSSERVSVNISYSGSRGVAHLNFFTLNYTRQLKNYEEFPNTRFRNVANRNKALKYIIDNTNSNCYIWNVSDPTNTKIVNAKRNGNQMSFGAKANSYISEYNIVNTSKAFPTPEFVEVVENRNLHGFEQVDMIIIAPKLYFSYAEQLAQKHEELQGLNVKVVQPEWIYNEFSSGTRDATAYRRFMKMFYDRARLEYKGNAPKYLLLYGDCVFDNRHLSPEVKGLKPENYLLSYQFANSTDERHSYGTDDYFGFLDDSEGASLSSATLDIAIGRLPVSSVTQAKNALEKITYYMEQSNYDNWRNTLIFTADDTGDDSYCVHAKQANELAVYMESTRPEFIVERSYMDAYKPTYNNGQKTYPDAKNKLLNTLKDGCLLVNYTGHGSSVSISAEDMLKINDISEMTFENLPLWITATCDFGWFDGVATSAGEAIFLNKKSGGIALYTTSRVVYSSDNSILNKKIIEYLFPAYGDKFPTLGDALKNAKNAIGTSSNKLNFILLGDPALSLNYPKDKVTLNKILVNNEEVDMSKRINFRALDKVELSGTITDSKGAINTDFNGEVITTIFDGKQTISAETLPSSGSPWSFTNFQNKIYVNNSNVENGEFNFTFRVPLDISYDASNTGKINLYAYNSEMNNDAVGHYLNYTLSGSNEDNDIDGEGPVIENMYLNSANFKDGDSVNETPYFYAAIHSEEGINMAGSAIGHNITICIDNNPNYTYNLNNYYKTNGVSNGWIGFSIPELPEGEHKLVFRVWDILNNSTTDTLTFNISSGHKPKIYDLTAYPNPASDKTTFRLTHDRPETVVDIEIKVFDLTGRTVWTTQQSGNNLYEIDWELENGVGQKVQAGTYIYQAFISTNGSKEATKSKKIIVTKQ; this comes from the coding sequence ATGAGAAACTTAAGTTATAGAGTTTTAATCTTAATAATCTTCTGCTTCGTAGGCTTTCACTCTGCAAAAGCTCAGACCGTTCGTTACACTTACGAATCGGTTTTAAGCCAAGGCAAATGGATAAAAATAAGAGTTCAAAAAGACCACGATGTATATAAACTCACATACGAAGATATAAAGAAGATGGGTATAGAAAATCCGGCTAAAGTAAAAGTATATGGTTATGGCGGCTTGATTTTAGATGAAGTATTCAGCAATCCTTTTATCGACGATCTACCCGAAGTTGCTGTTTGGAAAAGCACAGACGGAGAGCTTAAACCGGGCGATTATATATTGTTTCACAACAGAGGCACCGTTAAAGTTACCTACGACACTTCTAAAGGTTTATTCAAACATCAAAACAACCCTTACGATTCTTACGGATATTACTTCCTAACAGAAGGTGAAGATGGACCCAAAGTTATGGAAACCGAAGAGAGTTACGATAATGCGAATACTGAGGTTACAACATTCCAAGACTTTACAGTGCACGAAGTAGATAATATTGCGTTTCTTAATTCGGGACGTGAGTTATTTGGAGAAAGTTTCATCGGTTATAATTCCTATACATATAACTATAGCATACCCGGAATAACAAATGACGAAGGTAAAGTACATATATCTTTCGCTGCCGCTCCCACTCAAACCGAAACGGTTTCGCTCTCAATAAACAATAACGTACTATTAAACAAAAAGGTAAATGTATGTAAGGAAACTTACAAAAAAGCAGACCTTGCCGACACTATAGCAGTTTGGCCCGGCAATAAAAGCAGCGAACGAGTATCTGTAAATATTAGTTACTCTGGCTCTCGTGGAGTTGCTCACTTAAACTTTTTCACCTTAAACTACACAAGACAATTAAAGAATTATGAAGAGTTCCCTAACACAAGATTCAGAAATGTAGCAAACAGAAACAAAGCGTTGAAGTACATTATCGACAATACTAATAGTAATTGTTACATCTGGAATGTTTCAGACCCTACAAACACCAAGATTGTTAATGCTAAGAGAAATGGAAATCAAATGAGCTTTGGTGCTAAAGCCAATAGCTATATCTCGGAATATAATATTGTAAACACGAGCAAAGCATTCCCAACTCCAGAGTTTGTTGAAGTTGTTGAGAACAGAAATCTTCACGGCTTTGAGCAAGTTGATATGATAATTATCGCTCCTAAACTTTATTTCAGCTATGCCGAACAATTAGCTCAAAAGCACGAAGAGCTACAAGGATTAAATGTAAAAGTAGTTCAACCCGAATGGATATACAACGAGTTTTCGTCAGGCACGAGAGACGCTACTGCTTATCGTAGATTTATGAAAATGTTTTATGACAGAGCTCGCCTTGAATACAAAGGTAACGCTCCTAAATATTTACTTTTATATGGAGATTGTGTCTTCGACAACAGACATCTTTCGCCCGAAGTTAAAGGTCTAAAACCTGAGAATTATTTACTGTCATATCAATTTGCAAACTCAACAGACGAAAGACATTCATATGGCACCGATGACTATTTTGGCTTTTTAGACGACAGCGAGGGTGCATCTTTGAGTTCTGCCACATTAGATATAGCTATAGGTAGACTCCCTGTTAGCTCTGTAACGCAAGCAAAAAATGCTCTTGAAAAGATTACCTACTATATGGAGCAAAGCAATTACGATAACTGGAGAAACACCTTAATATTTACTGCCGACGACACTGGCGATGATTCTTATTGCGTACACGCTAAGCAAGCAAACGAATTAGCAGTATATATGGAAAGTACCCGACCTGAGTTCATTGTAGAAAGATCTTATATGGACGCATATAAACCAACTTACAACAATGGACAGAAAACTTATCCTGATGCTAAAAACAAACTATTAAACACTCTTAAAGATGGTTGTTTGCTTGTAAACTATACAGGACACGGTAGTTCGGTTAGTATTTCGGCTGAAGATATGCTTAAGATAAACGACATATCTGAAATGACTTTCGAAAATCTTCCTTTGTGGATAACAGCCACTTGCGATTTCGGTTGGTTTGATGGAGTTGCTACTTCGGCTGGAGAAGCTATATTTCTAAACAAAAAAAGTGGAGGCATAGCCTTATACACTACAAGTAGGGTTGTTTACTCGAGCGATAACTCAATCTTAAACAAGAAAATAATAGAATACCTATTCCCCGCTTATGGAGATAAATTTCCAACATTAGGAGATGCTCTAAAGAATGCAAAAAATGCTATCGGAACTTCATCTAATAAGCTTAACTTTATCTTATTAGGAGACCCTGCTTTGTCTTTAAATTACCCTAAAGATAAAGTTACTCTAAATAAAATATTGGTAAACAACGAAGAGGTTGATATGAGCAAACGAATAAATTTCAGAGCCTTAGACAAAGTTGAGTTATCGGGCACAATAACAGACAGCAAAGGTGCTATAAATACGGATTTCAACGGAGAAGTTATTACAACTATTTTCGATGGCAAACAAACGATAAGTGCAGAAACGCTACCAAGCAGCGGTTCACCTTGGAGTTTTACCAACTTCCAGAATAAGATATATGTAAATAATAGTAATGTAGAAAATGGTGAGTTCAATTTCACATTCAGAGTTCCTTTAGACATCTCTTACGATGCATCTAACACAGGAAAGATTAATCTGTATGCTTACAACTCTGAAATGAATAACGACGCCGTAGGACATTATCTTAATTACACTCTTTCTGGCAGTAATGAAGATAATGATATAGATGGCGAAGGACCCGTTATCGAAAATATGTATCTAAACTCTGCAAACTTCAAAGATGGTGATTCGGTTAACGAAACTCCTTATTTTTATGCCGCCATACACTCCGAAGAAGGTATAAATATGGCTGGATCGGCAATCGGACACAATATTACTATATGTATCGACAACAATCCAAACTATACTTATAATCTAAACAACTATTACAAAACAAACGGAGTTTCTAACGGTTGGATAGGTTTCTCTATCCCTGAACTTCCCGAAGGCGAACACAAATTAGTCTTCAGAGTGTGGGATATATTAAACAATTCTACAACAGACACACTTACATTCAACATTTCATCTGGACATAAACCTAAAATTTACGATCTCACAGCCTATCCTAATCCTGCAAGCGATAAAACAACATTTAGACTAACTCACGACCGTCCAGAAACTGTTGTTGATATAGAAATAAAAGTATTTGATTTGACTGGACGAACCGTTTGGACTACTCAACAATCGGGCAACAACCTATACGAAATAGATTGGGAACTCGAAAATGGCGTAGGTCAGAAAGTTCAAGCTGGAACTTACATTTACCAAGCATTCATAAGCACCAATGGAAGTAAAGAGGCTACCAAATCTAAAAAAATAATAGTAACAAAACAATAA
- a CDS encoding fumarylpyruvate hydrolase (product_source=KO:K16165; cath_funfam=3.90.850.10; cog=COG0179; ko=KO:K16165; pfam=PF01557; superfamily=56529) yields the protein MKIICVGLNYKSHNKEFDNSLKTKELIIFMKPDTSLLKDGKPFYIPDFSSEMEYETEIVVKINRLGKNIAKRFAHRYYEEVTVGIDMTARDLQRDLRKLGLPWELSKSFDNSAIIGDFIKLEDLKSDINNLDFHLDIDGQTVQAGNSSSMVYKVDEIIEYVSKFVTLKIGDLIFTGTPAGVGNVAIGNNLQGFINNNKLLDLYIK from the coding sequence ATGAAAATCATCTGCGTAGGCTTAAATTATAAATCTCACAATAAAGAGTTTGATAATTCGTTAAAGACTAAGGAACTCATAATTTTTATGAAGCCAGACACTTCATTATTAAAAGATGGTAAACCGTTTTATATCCCCGACTTTTCGTCGGAGATGGAATACGAGACCGAAATTGTAGTGAAGATTAATCGATTAGGAAAGAATATTGCTAAGCGATTTGCTCATCGTTATTACGAAGAGGTTACTGTGGGTATTGATATGACCGCTCGTGATTTACAACGAGACTTACGAAAATTAGGTTTACCTTGGGAGCTGTCGAAGTCGTTTGACAACTCGGCTATTATTGGCGACTTTATTAAGTTAGAAGACTTAAAAAGCGACATTAATAATTTAGATTTTCATTTAGATATAGACGGACAAACCGTACAAGCAGGCAACTCTTCGAGTATGGTTTACAAAGTAGATGAAATAATAGAATACGTAAGCAAGTTCGTTACCCTAAAGATTGGAGATCTAATATTCACAGGTACACCAGCAGGTGTTGGCAATGTTGCAATAGGCAATAATCTGCAAGGTTTTATAAACAACAATAAACTTTTAGACCTTTATATTAAATAA